Proteins encoded together in one Kutzneria kofuensis window:
- a CDS encoding aldehyde dehydrogenase (NADP(+)), which yields MSAIQGYNPRTGEPFGEPIESTSDAELDAIVAKAVASGWSATTSEQRAEALERVADALDAESELLVSTADSETALGRPRLSGELKRTTNQLRLFASVLREGSYLEATIDTADATTVPPRPELRRILRSIGPVAVFAASNFPFAFSVAGGDTASALAAGSPVIVKAHPSHPRTSHETARIVAATLPEGVFGIVHGLAAGPRLVQHPAVKAVGFTGSTGGGRALFDLATSRPEPIPFYGELGSVNPTVILPGAATEETAAGFAGSLTLGVGQFCTNPGLLFAPASMVEALTAAVDASSGGPMLNERMQQGYRSGVDSLAGSDLVELAATGTDPAQGYSVAPKLFTTELKTFAANLGTLTEEHFGPAAVVVTYTDPEELLAVLPQLPGSLTATVHASAQEHELTGRVGAALQAVAGRLIFNAWPTGVAVAWGMQHGGPWPATTNSLFTSVGATAIRRWLVPVTYQSWPEELLPPELQAGNPLGIPRRFDGVLGTR from the coding sequence ATGAGCGCCATTCAGGGCTACAACCCTCGCACCGGAGAACCCTTCGGCGAGCCGATCGAGTCCACTTCGGACGCCGAGCTGGACGCGATCGTCGCCAAGGCCGTCGCTTCCGGTTGGTCGGCGACGACTTCCGAGCAGCGGGCCGAGGCGTTGGAGCGGGTCGCGGACGCGTTGGACGCCGAGTCCGAGCTGCTCGTGTCCACCGCGGACAGTGAGACCGCGCTCGGCCGGCCTCGGCTGTCGGGCGAGCTGAAGCGCACCACGAACCAGTTGCGGCTGTTCGCGTCGGTGCTGCGCGAAGGCAGCTACCTCGAAGCCACCATCGACACCGCGGACGCCACCACCGTGCCGCCGCGGCCGGAGCTGCGCCGCATCCTGCGGTCGATCGGGCCCGTCGCCGTGTTCGCCGCGAGCAACTTCCCGTTCGCCTTCTCCGTCGCCGGCGGCGACACCGCGTCCGCGCTGGCCGCCGGATCGCCGGTGATCGTGAAGGCGCACCCGTCGCACCCGCGGACGTCCCACGAGACCGCCCGGATCGTCGCCGCCACGCTGCCCGAGGGCGTGTTCGGCATCGTGCACGGCTTGGCGGCCGGGCCCCGGCTCGTGCAGCACCCGGCCGTCAAGGCGGTGGGTTTCACCGGGTCCACCGGCGGCGGGCGAGCCCTGTTCGACCTGGCCACCAGTCGGCCCGAGCCGATCCCGTTCTACGGCGAGCTGGGCAGCGTCAACCCGACGGTGATCCTGCCGGGCGCGGCGACCGAGGAGACCGCCGCCGGCTTCGCCGGCTCGCTCACCCTCGGCGTCGGGCAGTTCTGCACCAACCCGGGCCTGCTGTTCGCGCCGGCGTCGATGGTGGAGGCGCTGACCGCCGCCGTGGACGCCTCGTCCGGCGGGCCGATGCTCAACGAGCGGATGCAGCAGGGCTACCGGTCCGGTGTGGACTCGTTGGCCGGCAGCGACCTGGTCGAACTGGCCGCCACCGGCACCGACCCGGCGCAGGGCTACAGCGTGGCGCCGAAGCTGTTCACCACCGAGCTGAAGACCTTCGCCGCCAACCTGGGCACGCTGACCGAGGAGCACTTCGGGCCGGCGGCTGTGGTCGTCACGTACACCGATCCCGAGGAGCTGCTGGCGGTTCTGCCGCAGCTGCCGGGTTCGCTGACCGCCACGGTGCACGCTTCCGCTCAGGAACACGAGCTCACCGGCCGTGTCGGCGCCGCGCTGCAGGCGGTGGCCGGGCGGCTGATCTTCAACGCCTGGCCGACCGGCGTCGCCGTGGCGTGGGGCATGCAGCACGGCGGCCCGTGGCCGGCGACGACCAACTCGCTGTTCACCTCCGTCGGCGCGACGGCGATCCGGCGCTGGCTGGTGCCGGTGACGTACCAGAGCTGGCCCGAGGAGCTGCTGCCGCCGGAGCTGCAGGCCGGCAACCCGCTCGGCATCCCCCGCCGCTTCGACGGCGTGCTGGGCACCAGGTAA
- a CDS encoding NAD-dependent epimerase/dehydratase family protein: protein MTERILITGAAGGVGTLMRPRLAAAGRVLRLLDIGELPAASDGENVELLTASVTDQAAMDAACAGVDAVIHLGGHSLEQPWKDILSVNIDGTHTVLEAARRNGVKRVVLASSNHAAGFHRRGAEDTPDYAFPRPDTYYGVSKVAVEALGALYSDRYGLDVIAIRIGSCFEKPRDVRMLSTWLSPDDCARMLEACLATPSPGFRVIWGVSDNTRRWVSLDEAKALGYQSEDDSERFAEEIIAEHGMPAPDGPELNYVGGVWVTSAWDTAVKEQTL, encoded by the coding sequence GTGACCGAACGCATCCTGATCACTGGCGCCGCCGGCGGCGTCGGCACCCTGATGCGGCCGAGACTCGCCGCGGCGGGCCGCGTGCTGCGGCTGCTGGACATCGGCGAGCTGCCGGCCGCGAGTGACGGCGAGAACGTCGAGCTGCTGACCGCGTCCGTCACCGACCAGGCGGCGATGGACGCCGCCTGCGCGGGCGTCGACGCCGTCATCCACCTCGGCGGGCACAGCCTGGAACAGCCGTGGAAGGACATCCTGTCGGTCAACATCGACGGCACGCACACAGTGCTGGAGGCCGCCCGCCGAAACGGCGTCAAGCGGGTCGTCCTGGCCAGCTCCAACCACGCCGCGGGCTTCCACCGGCGCGGCGCCGAGGACACGCCCGACTACGCGTTCCCGCGCCCCGACACGTACTACGGCGTCAGCAAGGTCGCCGTGGAGGCGCTGGGCGCGCTGTACTCCGACCGCTACGGCCTGGACGTGATCGCCATCCGGATCGGGTCCTGCTTCGAGAAGCCGCGGGACGTGCGCATGCTGTCCACCTGGCTGTCGCCGGACGACTGCGCCCGCATGCTGGAGGCCTGCCTGGCCACGCCCTCGCCGGGCTTCCGGGTGATCTGGGGCGTGTCCGACAACACTCGCCGCTGGGTATCCCTGGACGAGGCCAAAGCGTTGGGATACCAGTCGGAGGACGACTCGGAGCGGTTCGCGGAAGAGATCATCGCCGAGCACGGCATGCCTGCCCCGGACGGCCCCGAGCTGAACTACGTTGGCGGCGTCTGGGTGACATCCGCCTGGGACACCGCCGTCAAGGAGCAGACCCTATGA